A genomic region of Metopolophium dirhodum isolate CAU chromosome 1, ASM1992520v1, whole genome shotgun sequence contains the following coding sequences:
- the LOC132953544 gene encoding uncharacterized protein LOC132953544, with translation MLQVNLNHCWTAQQLLAQTVVDRNIDVLLICDYYRGFGDDPRWVDSADHKCGLLVTSRRAMPITDKGAGAGYAWARIGGTYYFSCYWTPNCTLQEFDNFLNGVEWAIWNSVDNLLVAGDFNAHLSEWGSARDDARGSLLSGLASSLGLLAYNVGSEPTYSRVNAESVIDVTFARFLPNANPLVENWSVLTDLDSASDHSYVEFSVIYLFGASAAAPVVHPGAAKAWATKKLSPVALEEHWRRTRGASLPLPTSAPAEDHVAQLQQYLVDSCDAAMPRRTIFQGKRAVHWWCKEIAELRKSSIAARR, from the coding sequence ATGCTGCAGGTGAATCTTAACCACTGCTGGACGGCACAGCAACTCCTGGCCCAAACAGTCGTCGACCGGAACATCGATGTTCTACTCATCTGCGACTACTACCGGGGCTTTGGTGACGACCCACGTTGGGTCGACAGTGCTGACCACAAGTGCGGGTTGCTCGTCACCAGTCGTCGCGCAATGCCCATCACGGACAAAGGAGCCGGAGCAGGCTACGCTTGGGCCAGGATTGGCGGCACCTACTATTTCAGCTGCTACTGGACGCCGAATTGCACACTGCAGGAATTCGACAACTTCCTAAACGGAGTTGAATGGGCCATTTGGAATTCGGTGGACAACCTACTTGTTGCTGGCGACTTCAACGCCCACTTGTCGGAATGGGGTTCTGCTAGGGACGATGCTAGGGGCTCGCTGTTGTCCGGCTTAGCATCATCTCTGGGCCTTCTAGCTTACAACGTGGGCTCTGAGCCAACTTACAGCCGAGTCAATGCGGAGTCGGTCATCGATGTGACATTTGCTCGCTTCCTACCGAACGCAAATCCCCTAGTCGAGAACTGGTCTGTCCTCACGGATCTTGACTCAGCCAGTGACCACTCCTACGTGGAGTTTAGTGTGATTTATTTGTTTGGAGCTTCAGCCGCGGCACCGGTCGTCCACCCTGGGGCAGCCAAAGCCTGGGCGACCAAGAAGCTCTCCCCTGTTGCCCTCGAAGAACATTGGAGACGCACTAGAGGGGCTTCACTTCCACTACCAACGTCCGCGCCCGCTGAGGATCATGTGGCCCAGCTACAACAGTACCTAGTTGACTCCTGCGACGCCGCGATGCCACGCAGAACCATATTCCAGGGAAAGAGAGCAGTGCACTGGTGGTGCAAGGAAATCGCGGAGTTGCGGAAATCATCCATCGCTGCCCGTAGATGA
- the LOC132953543 gene encoding uncharacterized protein LOC132953543: MWIFLQNLCVEYTGSQFILKKLHVDFEKAAHQAAYEVFENVQLIACRFHLGQSWWRKINSDSILRIAYKKENDELGNWLKSFFGLAFLPNHEVADAFVELMSVCPNDKVCSEFSDYVFNNYIDDESPFPPNIWAKEPMFDPRTTNAVENFHRTYNSQFYKSHPHIHLVIMVLQETQAETMTKIRLIETDSYKNFYCLIVSMLNWVMNKVKCAQSGSSHLQLPSESVCMWLQVDRACRSLPVKVRTSSVSSDLT; the protein is encoded by the exons atgtggataTTCCTACAAAACTTATGTGTTGAATATACAGGAAGTcagttcatattaaaaaaattacacgttGACTTTGAAAAGGCAGCCCACCAAGCCGCGTAtgaagtttttgaaaatgtacaattaatagCTTGTCGATTTCATTTAGGACAATCATGGTGGCGAAAA ataaacaGCGATTCTATTCTCAGAATAGCctataaaaaagaaaacgacGAACTAGGAAATTGGCTTAAGAGTTTTTTTGGGTTAGCTTTTTTACCTAATCATGAAGTAGCCGATGCATTCGTCGAACTCATGAGTGTCTGCCCAAATGATAAAGTCTGCTCAGAATTTAGCGattatgttttcaataattatatagatgatGAATCTCCATTTCCCCCAAATATATGGGCTAAAGAACCTATGTTTGATCCAAG gaCAACCAACGCTGTTGAAAATTTTCATAGAACTTACAATTCACAATTTTATAAGTCTCACCCACACATACACTTGGTAATTATGGTTTTACAAGAAACGCAAGCTGAAACGATGACAAAAATTCGGTTAATTGAAACCGACAGTTATAAAA atttctaTTGTTTAATTGTATCTATGCTCAATTGGGTAATGAACAAGGTAAAATGTGCTCAATCGGGTTCCAGCCATTTGCAGTTGCCTTCTGAGTCCGTTTGCATGTGGTTGCAAGTGGACCGGGCCTGCCGATCCCTACCAGTGAAGGTAAGGACCAGCTCAGTGAGCTccgacctaacctaa